A window of Hevea brasiliensis isolate MT/VB/25A 57/8 chromosome 14, ASM3005281v1, whole genome shotgun sequence contains these coding sequences:
- the LOC110640165 gene encoding uncharacterized protein LOC110640165, whose translation MLVGKLAKWLVLLSEFDIVYKTRKTIKGRVVAEFLSENPVNEEEEVETAFPDESLKLVEVQPWKMYFDGAMNKSGAGIGVVLKASNGEQLLVSKRLCFPTTNNIAEYEACICGLEALIAVGAKKVEVFGNSMLVVSHVKGEWELKEEKLRPYLEYAKKLLFSFEEVTMKHMPRAQNQMADALATLASLWEKGDQKLTQLVILMRSRIPCYEGLIIAHLDLEDEMKWYEDIRRYLEVREYPQSANSRDRATIRRLATQFTLAGGQLYKRFFEGLLLLCVTKKQSEQIMEEVHAGVCGPHMNGRVLAGKILRLGYYWSTMDTDCAKFVKRCHKCQIHGNLNHLPSSELYSMTSLWPFSIWGIDIIGKISPTASNGHRFIIVAIDYFTKWVEAESYKVVGAKQISKFVRKNLICRYLQLVEIQRLPGSVNFRPVRQATERVSELGRDFGYPTVVRRP comes from the exons aTGCTAGTTGGAAAATTGGCCAAATGGTTGGTCCTACTGTCTGAATTTGATATTGTGTATAAGACTCGAAAAACCATCAAAGGGCGTGTAGTGGCCGAATTTCTTtctgaaaatccagttaatgaAGAGGAAGAAGTCGAAACAGCCTTCCCGGATGAGAGTCTCAAGCTAGTAGAGGTCCAGCCATGGAAAATGTACTTTGATGGGGCCATGAATAAGAGCGGAGCCGGTATAGGGGTAGTTTTGAAAGCATCGAATGGAGAACAATTGTTAGTGTCAAAAAGGCTATGTTTCCCAACCACTAATAATATTGCAGAATATGAGGCTTGCATTTGTGGCCTAGAGGCATTAATAGCTGTTGGGGCTAAAAAAGTGGAGGTGTTCGGAAATTCAATGCTAGTGGTTTCCCATGTTAAAGGTGAAtgggaattgaaagaagaaaagttgaggccATACCTAGAGTATGCTAAGAAACTATTATTTAGCTTTGAGGAAGTGACAATGAAGCACATGCCTAGAGCTCAGAACCAGATGGCTGATGCTCTAGCCACGCTGGCATCCTTATGGGAGAAGGGTGATCAGAAGCTGACCCAGCTAGTTATCCTGATGAGGAGTAGAATCCCATGCTATGAAGGGTTAATAATAGCACATTTAGATCTAGAAGATGAGATGAAATGGTATGAGGACATAAGAAGATATTTAGAGGTAAGAGAATACCCACAGTCAGCCAATAGTagggatagagctacaattcgtagattagccactcagttcACTTTGGCTGGGGGCCAACTTTACAAAAGGTTCTTCGAAGGACTATTGCTCTTGTGTGTGACAAAAAAGCAGTCTGAGCAGATAATGGAGGAAGTACATGCAGGAGTGTGTGGTCCTCACATGAACGGAAGGGTATTAGCTGGCAAAATTTTAAGATTGGGCTATTACTGGTCTACCATGGATACTGACTGTGCTAAATTTGTGAAAAGATGCCATAAGTGCCAAATCCATGGGAATTTGAATCACCTACCGTCTAGTGAACTCTACAGTATGACTTCACTGTGGCCATTCTCAATATGGGGCATAGACATTATTGGGAAGATTTCTCCCACGGCttctaatggccatagatttatcATTGTGGCAATTGACTATTTCACCAAGTGGGTTGAAGCTGAATCTTATAAAGTAGTAGGGGCCAAGCAGATAAGTAAGTTTGTTCGAAAGAACTTGATTTGCAG gtaccttcaattagtGGAAATTCAACGGTtacccgggtctgtgaatttccgaccAGTCAGACAGGCTACCGAAAGAGTCtcggaattgggtcgagattttggctaccccaccgttgtcagacgTCCTTAG